From Impatiens glandulifera chromosome 7, dImpGla2.1, whole genome shotgun sequence:
tttgttaaatcatCTGGATGTGAAGATTTAAAATGATAACCTTCAATTACAAATCCCGAGTACATAAATTGGgtcaaacttattttattactttttttttatcatgattcaagaaatttaattttcttatatatttataaaaaaataaaaataatgatctAATAGAAAATACTAACTATGATCTAggaaatatttgttataataaataaagcaAAAGATTAtagaataatttgaataatagctcaaaaattaagttatataaacaagtaaaaattatatataataattcaaatcataatatattttttgaataattatacataaaattatcaTGCACAATTAAaagaaagtatttttttatttaatttaatatttttttagtaagatCTTATTTGTGATATgaagttttataaaatattaattttttacattattcatatttttgtaaatattttgatcataatttatattattatttttttgcttcatttgttataaaaaattaagtttagatattatttagattattctataattataaaatgCTAAATTGGtagaaatttttattaataccaattaatattctaaacaaatatttttataatgcaTGCAccaatattacttaattttttaaaaatatatagactatgaaatagttttattttaaatggttCGGCCTAATATGGAAAAGTGTGATTGTGATTGTTATAAATTTTGTCATGTATTCACATAGAAATTttagaagatatatatatattttttttaaataataatattaatattagtaggTGTACCGTGTACGTACGTACGACTACACTTACTTTGAAAATAAGTCAACATCAATTGTTGAAAATCTTAATTTGATTgtgatatttttctaaattaatccaaataaattaatatgacATCGGTTAATTAATTCTTCCcactaaaataataaagtcaTTTACTAGAAtagtttgaaatataaaatattaataatgtctTAACCCTATTTTAATAGATTTATCCAAATTCatcaattttaatacaaaataggactcttttcttaaaaaaaacatgattaaagtgaattattttaaataccttaaatatttaatatattattaagtctACAAACATATCATTAGCTATATCAACCAAATGtcaaaattatctataaacAAACTAAGACATCATTATTTGGTAGGAATGTCATACATAAAATAATCCCTATGCAACAAAAATGTTATCGTGATCCGGTAGTCGCATGTGTTGTGTAGAAAAAGAGTGAGTCTCTCATATTCTTTTAGCATATAAGATTTGGAGATGTTATTTTCGAAATTCATTGGATTATTCCATACACCTTTTGCGTTTGTTGGAACATATAAATTGAACGGGTGACTATATATGGTCAGTTTGGTTCATTCCCAATGTTTTTTTGGTGAATTATTTGGCTCGAACAAATCGTCGTACTTTCAGTACTTACTTTAGTCTTCCCATAAGACTTATTCATAGTGTTATTATCTTACCTTTGGCCGAGATTTGTTCGAGTTCTTCTGTTGATTATGTGGGTACTTGATAGTGGATAGCTCTTCTAATCTTAGAGTTAGttaagaattttcttttatactttaattttgttacttttatttttaatgtattgcTTTTGAACTTAATCTTTAACGTTTCATTTTTTATCTTATGCATGGACcttttaaagtatatatatatatatatatatatatatatatatatatatatatatttaaaattgtgatattttgttttattaaacatTGGTAGCGAATATCTAAGATTCTgcaataacatttttaatataatttgataatgatattggtgaacaaaaaaaaacttaaagacgaatttgttaagaaaaaaaataaaaacattaagaagAAGTGGACAATAATGATCAAAATTTGGACAGAGAAACCATGTTTGTTTCGAGTCATGTATTTCATTTAAATGAGACTAATTTATGTTAAAGTTTGTAATGCTAGCtttgtgtaaaaaatatttaatggtGCGAATTAAATTAGATAGAATATAataagagaagaaagatgaatTTGTTGGGCTTTGTTTGAGTTTTAGGTTTGTAAAAGATTAGACTTTGTTTAATACAAaggaattttttaaaatgattaaaaactCGAACTCATTATAGGAGTGATTGAGCTTTATCACTTAGATACGAGTCTCTACTGTTTGATatagatttatttgaataaagtaATTTGTTAATTGAGCTTgttttttcttacaaaattcaaaatatccatagtatttgtttaaataataaaattattgcaTTGTTCATGTAGAcaccaaaattaatattgtgtaaaaaaattgaaaaatctccatttacaatataaaacaacatttatTAAGAACTCTTAGAAGCAAGTAAAGAAAATACTACCGAACTACATTTCTTTTTGTGGAACTTAGTTGATCCTTGTGGCATATATCGCCCCTCCTCCTTTTACCTAGAAATTTCGTGGATTACTTATATACAAGAACTGTCTATTATTACTTAGCCCGTCTATcttattgattttcatattgTACAAATAATGATAGtaaatgttgaaataataatCAATGTCTTTCCTCCATCAAAGAATATTGAGGGCGACCTATTAGTTGAACAAAAAAGTGTATACAATTTGGTAATATCGATCCAATACATAAAGTATTGTTCCACCAAACATTGTCCACTACTCACAATAGATCAACAATTATAGCAAGTTAGGAATATTTTTACACattatacttaatattttaaaaattgtaaagtacaaatattttttaactttatttaattgatgatttaaattatataattaaagaagTGATGATTAATTgaataacaaattatttgtaataattccATTCTTTTTTAGCTCAACAATTGACTAAAGCAAAATGTGTTCAAATGTTACAAATGAAAAATACATATTACAAAcgtaaaaatttaaatattaataagatcgAATTCCGCATCTTGTAAATGCCCATTTTTTCGGATTGAAGCGAGCATATATAAGTTTTGACTTGCAACCCAACAGTTTGATAATAATCTCATTTAATCCAAATCAAACCAGACTTTAGATTAATTTGAAATGACATAACCTAAGCTAAATTTCAAATActcaaagaaagaaagaaaaaaaagtcaacTAAATGTTGTCTAAAGAAAATAGTCCTCACATGATATAAATACACCAATAAGATGCGATGATTCctttttctttcatcatttCCATTAAATCTCCCAAAATCAAGAACCCTTTTAGAGAGAGAAGCCAATGTCGGATGAGTTTCAGCTGGCCAGCAGTGGAAACTGGTGGGATTCACCAAGAACCGCCAGATTCACCGCCGCTCCAACCTCTACATCGGCGGCCCAAATCGCCGTCACCGCCGGCAGCAGTTACGGATGGCCGCCGCCGGATTTATCGACCGATAATTTCAAAACAAGGTCCATAGATTCCTCCGATCCCAACTTACATATGATGGGTTTAGGCCTCTCTTCTCAACCAATCGATTGGCAccaaaatatattgtaattaacTTACTTCCTAAAGAATCTTTCCTATATATCTTAACATGgtttcatttttcttattttttattttattttatatgtctTTCAATTTGATGCAGAAGTGGTGGTGGAAAAAATGAGAACACAAGTAGTACTAGTTTCCGGTCCATGCTTCAATTGGAAGATCACATGAATCATGATGAAGAATTCAAGCAATCAAATCTAGGGTTCTcgttggatcatcatcatcaacaacaacaacaacaaatgaTGGATCCAATGGCTTACGGAAGCCCATCAACGATTCTCCAAGGATCCTTAGCATCAcatcatcctcatcatcatcaacaagaGATCTATCAATCTAGTTATGGAATGAATTCAAACGGATTGTTGCCTTCTTGGAGCCCCAAATATCCAACTCATCTACTAAGGCCTAATCAATCGGTtatgcaacaacaacaacaacaattcTCGGGTAATGTTTCGTTTTGGAATACCGAAGGCCAGACAAACTTTTTTCCGCCTTCACCACCACCCACGTTCACGCAGTCGAGACCCTCAATTGAGCAGAAGCCTAAGGTGATCTTTAT
This genomic window contains:
- the LOC124945787 gene encoding transcription factor bHLH123-like isoform X1, coding for MSDEFQLASSGNWWDSPRTARFTAAPTSTSAAQIAVTAGSSYGWPPPDLSTDNFKTRSIDSSDPNLHMMGLGLSSQPIDWHQNILSGGGKNENTSSTSFRSMLQLEDHMNHDEEFKQSNLGFSLDHHHQQQQQQMMDPMAYGSPSTILQGSLASHHPHHHQQEIYQSSYGMNSNGLLPSWSPKYPTHLLRPNQSVMQQQQQQFSGNVSFWNTEGQTNFFPPSPPPTFTQSRPSIEQKPKIVVEAGETESVGKKNNTEASNKRQRSSSETVPSSSPAFKVKKEKMGDRITALQQLVSPFGKTDTASVLSEAIDYIKFLHEQVSVLSNPYMKSGAPPSMQHHKMIHDNSKDEESKQDLRSRGLCLVPVMSTFAVTHDTTVDFWNPTFGGTFR
- the LOC124945787 gene encoding transcription factor bHLH123-like isoform X2; the protein is MSDEFQLASSGNWWDSPRTARFTAAPTSTSAAQIAVTAGSSYGWPPPDLSTDNFKTRSIDSSDPNLHMMGLGLSSQPIDWHQNIFGGGKNENTSSTSFRSMLQLEDHMNHDEEFKQSNLGFSLDHHHQQQQQQMMDPMAYGSPSTILQGSLASHHPHHHQQEIYQSSYGMNSNGLLPSWSPKYPTHLLRPNQSVMQQQQQQFSGNVSFWNTEGQTNFFPPSPPPTFTQSRPSIEQKPKIVVEAGETESVGKKNNTEASNKRQRSSSETVPSSSPAFKVKKEKMGDRITALQQLVSPFGKTDTASVLSEAIDYIKFLHEQVSVLSNPYMKSGAPPSMQHHKMIHDNSKDEESKQDLRSRGLCLVPVMSTFAVTHDTTVDFWNPTFGGTFR
- the LOC124945787 gene encoding transcription factor bHLH123-like isoform X3, translating into MSDEFQLASSGNWWDSPRTARFTAAPTSTSAAQIAVTAGSSYGWPPPDLSTDNFKTRSGGGKNENTSSTSFRSMLQLEDHMNHDEEFKQSNLGFSLDHHHQQQQQQMMDPMAYGSPSTILQGSLASHHPHHHQQEIYQSSYGMNSNGLLPSWSPKYPTHLLRPNQSVMQQQQQQFSGNVSFWNTEGQTNFFPPSPPPTFTQSRPSIEQKPKIVVEAGETESVGKKNNTEASNKRQRSSSETVPSSSPAFKVKKEKMGDRITALQQLVSPFGKTDTASVLSEAIDYIKFLHEQVSVLSNPYMKSGAPPSMQHHKMIHDNSKDEESKQDLRSRGLCLVPVMSTFAVTHDTTVDFWNPTFGGTFR